The Sphingomonas sp. So64.6b genome includes a region encoding these proteins:
- a CDS encoding heme lyase CcmF/NrfE family subunit translates to MIAEGGLAALWLAAALAALQLILAAVGIAKARDDIMAAVRPVAIVQGLLTTLAMGLLITVFVRSDMSVLLVAENSHSAKPLLYKFAGAWGNHEGSMLLWVTILGLAGGAIAIFEDRLQKPTLIATLGAQAAIALGFYAFLLFSSNPFARLTPAAPDGAGLNPLLQDPGLAFHPPTLYIGYVGISVAFSFAVGALVTRDVGPAFARAMRPWVLAAWIFLTLGITAGSYWAYYELGWGGWWFWDPVENASLMPWLAATALLHSVSVLATRDGLRAWTIMLAVVAFSMSMVGTFLVRSGILTSVHAFAVDPERGSFILALLAIYIGGALALFGARVGTVRQGNAFELVSREGALVLNNLLLSVILGIVLIGTLYPIVAAAMGTQLSVGPPFFDKTAGPVALVLVAFMGAGPLLRWRRDEGSLLISRMTAPIAAACFAWAALFITTGGIAILPMLGIGLAAGLAVASVAPLWKRNLRRTPLFTWGMVIAHLGIAVSLAGMASDSAFTKETLVAARVGEPHKVGPYTVVLDGISPVIGSNWSALQAQLTVRRGEGAAFKLHPQSRFFSSPPTVTSESAIATRLDGQLYTVLGAPDGAGRWQLRLWWKPFVTLIWLGGALIALGGALSLFGRVRRERKTVLREAYA, encoded by the coding sequence ATGATCGCTGAAGGGGGGCTCGCGGCTCTGTGGCTGGCCGCCGCGCTCGCGGCACTGCAGCTGATCCTGGCGGCGGTCGGCATCGCCAAGGCGCGTGATGACATCATGGCTGCGGTCCGGCCGGTGGCGATCGTCCAGGGCCTGCTCACGACGCTCGCAATGGGGCTGCTCATCACGGTGTTCGTGCGGTCCGATATGTCGGTCCTGCTGGTCGCTGAGAACAGCCACTCGGCCAAGCCATTGCTCTACAAGTTCGCCGGCGCATGGGGAAACCATGAGGGGTCGATGTTGCTCTGGGTCACCATCCTCGGCCTGGCGGGCGGCGCGATCGCGATTTTCGAAGATCGGCTGCAGAAGCCCACTCTCATTGCTACACTCGGCGCCCAGGCGGCAATTGCCCTTGGTTTTTATGCGTTTCTGCTCTTTTCCTCGAATCCGTTCGCAAGGCTGACTCCTGCCGCGCCCGATGGCGCTGGGCTCAATCCGCTGTTGCAGGACCCTGGCTTGGCGTTTCATCCGCCAACGCTGTACATCGGTTATGTCGGCATATCGGTGGCCTTTTCCTTCGCGGTCGGGGCGCTGGTCACGCGCGATGTCGGGCCGGCCTTTGCTCGGGCGATGCGCCCATGGGTGCTGGCGGCATGGATATTCCTGACGCTTGGCATCACCGCCGGCTCCTATTGGGCCTATTACGAGCTTGGCTGGGGCGGCTGGTGGTTCTGGGATCCGGTCGAGAATGCCTCGCTGATGCCGTGGCTGGCGGCAACGGCGCTGCTCCATTCGGTCAGCGTGCTGGCGACGCGCGACGGCCTGCGCGCCTGGACGATCATGCTCGCGGTGGTCGCATTCTCGATGTCGATGGTCGGTACCTTCCTGGTCCGTTCGGGCATCCTGACCAGCGTCCATGCCTTTGCGGTCGATCCGGAGCGCGGTAGTTTCATCCTGGCGCTGCTCGCCATCTATATCGGCGGTGCGCTTGCCTTGTTCGGTGCGCGGGTCGGCACGGTGCGTCAGGGCAATGCCTTCGAACTGGTCAGCCGCGAAGGCGCGCTGGTGCTCAACAATCTCCTGCTCTCGGTGATCCTCGGCATCGTGCTGATCGGCACGCTTTATCCGATCGTCGCGGCGGCGATGGGCACGCAATTGTCGGTCGGACCGCCTTTCTTCGACAAGACCGCTGGCCCTGTCGCACTGGTTCTGGTCGCCTTTATGGGCGCGGGGCCATTGCTGCGTTGGCGCCGCGACGAGGGCAGTCTCCTGATCTCGCGTATGACCGCGCCGATCGCTGCCGCCTGTTTCGCCTGGGCGGCGCTGTTCATCACCACTGGCGGTATCGCGATCCTGCCGATGCTTGGGATCGGGCTGGCGGCGGGATTGGCCGTGGCCAGCGTCGCGCCGCTGTGGAAGCGCAATTTGCGCCGTACGCCGCTGTTCACCTGGGGCATGGTGATCGCCCATCTTGGCATCGCGGTCAGTCTCGCCGGCATGGCGTCGGATAGCGCGTTCACCAAAGAAACCTTGGTCGCCGCGCGAGTGGGGGAGCCGCATAAGGTTGGGCCCTACACGGTGGTGCTTGACGGGATCAGTCCGGTGATCGGATCGAACTGGTCGGCGCTGCAAGCGCAATTGACGGTCAGGCGTGGCGAGGGGGCAGCTTTCAAGCTCCATCCGCAATCGCGATTTTTCTCCTCGCCGCCGACAGTGACCAGCGAATCCGCCATCGCGACGCGGCTCGACGGTCAACTCTACACCGTGCTCGGCGCGCCAGATGGGGCAGGGCGTTGGCAGCTCAGGCTGTGGTGGAAGCCTTTCGTCACGTTGATCTGGCTCGGCGGTGCGTTGATCGCGCTGGGCGGCGCGCTGTCGCTGTTCGGCCGGGTCAGGCGAGAACGTAAAACCGTGTTGCGGGAGGCTTACGCATGA
- the ccmE gene encoding cytochrome c maturation protein CcmE, translating into MKAKHQRLTLALLAVVAIAGASGLALSALKDQAAFFYAPSDVAKAGPPLGHAVRLGGMVEKGSIRRKPDGVSIDFVVTDGAARVPVSFSGITPDLFKEASGVVAEGNFNADGSFTASNLLAKHDERYMPPQVSGNMHETKTLEQ; encoded by the coding sequence ATGAAGGCGAAGCATCAGCGGCTGACGCTCGCGCTGCTCGCGGTGGTGGCGATCGCTGGCGCAAGCGGGCTCGCATTGTCGGCGCTGAAGGATCAGGCCGCCTTCTTCTACGCGCCGTCGGACGTGGCCAAGGCCGGCCCGCCGCTCGGCCACGCGGTGCGGCTTGGCGGGATGGTCGAGAAGGGGTCGATCAGGCGCAAGCCCGACGGGGTGTCGATCGACTTCGTCGTCACCGATGGCGCGGCTAGGGTGCCGGTCAGTTTCAGCGGCATCACCCCCGACCTGTTCAAGGAAGCGTCGGGCGTGGTCGCGGAGGGCAATTTCAACGCCGATGGCAGCTTTACCGCGAGCAACCTGCTCGCCAAGCATGATGAACGCTACATGCCACCCCAAGTCTCGGGGAATATGCACGAGACCAAGACCCTTGAGCAGTGA
- the ccmC gene encoding heme ABC transporter permease CcmC, which translates to MASLHAFANPARFLKLARPLTPVLFWIGLALIAVGSWAGLTQTPPDYLQGETVRILYIHVPSAWLGMAGWSGIAVSSITFLVWRHPLASVAARAIAMPGAVFAGLCLVTGSIWGRPTWGTWWQWDGRLTSMLLLFFVYLGYMALARADADRGGDGRIPALYGVAGTVLLPIIRYSVVWWNTLHQGQSIGLTSSKIAGSILWPLPIMLFGFTLFFAAIVLMRMRAILATAKAEARLRRMATV; encoded by the coding sequence GTGGCCTCCCTTCATGCCTTTGCCAATCCGGCCCGCTTCCTGAAGCTCGCGCGTCCCTTGACGCCTGTGCTGTTCTGGATCGGGCTGGCGTTGATCGCGGTCGGCAGCTGGGCGGGGCTCACCCAGACGCCGCCGGATTACCTGCAGGGCGAAACAGTCCGCATCCTCTACATCCATGTGCCGAGCGCCTGGCTCGGCATGGCCGGGTGGAGCGGGATCGCGGTGTCGAGCATCACCTTCCTTGTCTGGCGCCATCCGCTTGCCAGTGTCGCGGCGCGCGCGATCGCCATGCCGGGTGCGGTGTTCGCGGGGCTGTGCCTGGTCACCGGATCGATCTGGGGCCGGCCGACCTGGGGCACCTGGTGGCAATGGGATGGGCGGCTGACCTCGATGCTGCTGCTGTTCTTCGTCTATCTTGGCTATATGGCGCTGGCGCGTGCCGATGCCGACCGTGGTGGCGATGGACGCATTCCGGCGCTTTATGGCGTGGCGGGGACAGTGTTGTTGCCGATCATCCGTTATTCGGTGGTGTGGTGGAACACGCTGCATCAGGGGCAGAGTATCGGCCTGACGAGCTCGAAGATCGCCGGCAGCATCCTGTGGCCGCTGCCGATCATGCTGTTCGGCTTTACCCTGTTCTTCGCCGCGATCGTGCTGATGCGGATGCGCGCCATCCTCGCCACCGCCAAGGCCGAAGCGCGGCTGCGCCGGATGGCGACGGTATGA
- a CDS encoding Glu/Leu/Phe/Val dehydrogenase, whose protein sequence is MTSGWGFPDFDEHEGVHLFTDANSGLQAVIAVHSTALGPAAGGVRFWHYADSDRAITDALRLSRGMSFKNAMAGLPMGGGKGVVLAAQPGDTITVAQLEAFGRAVESLGGRYVTAEDVGMSEASMKTIATMTRHVSGLPVAAGSAGGDPGPYTAHGVYLGVKAAAQRGLGADSMKDVHVAIQGVGSVGGGLAKLLARDGARLTLADVNTDRAKALATELGAAVVATDAILGIQADIVSPNALGAILTEESIAALKTTVIAGGANNQLATREDGARLASRGILYAPDYVINAGGIINVGLEYLGQGDEAEVNARIAKIPERLIEVWDESDRSGAPASDVADMIAKRLIGRG, encoded by the coding sequence ATGACCAGCGGCTGGGGCTTTCCCGACTTCGACGAGCATGAGGGCGTCCACCTCTTCACCGATGCGAACTCCGGCCTGCAGGCGGTGATTGCGGTCCATTCGACCGCACTCGGGCCTGCGGCGGGCGGGGTCAGGTTCTGGCACTATGCCGATAGCGACCGGGCGATCACCGACGCGCTGCGCCTGTCGCGCGGCATGAGCTTCAAGAACGCCATGGCCGGCCTGCCGATGGGCGGCGGCAAGGGCGTCGTGCTTGCGGCACAGCCCGGCGACACGATCACCGTCGCACAACTCGAAGCATTCGGCCGTGCGGTCGAATCGCTCGGCGGGCGTTATGTGACGGCCGAGGATGTCGGCATGTCCGAAGCGAGCATGAAGACGATCGCGACGATGACGCGCCACGTCTCGGGCTTGCCGGTGGCTGCCGGCAGCGCGGGCGGTGATCCTGGCCCTTACACCGCGCACGGCGTCTATCTCGGCGTCAAGGCGGCAGCGCAGCGTGGGCTCGGCGCCGATTCGATGAAGGACGTCCATGTCGCGATCCAGGGTGTCGGCAGTGTCGGTGGCGGGCTGGCCAAATTGCTCGCCCGGGATGGCGCTCGCCTGACCTTGGCCGACGTCAATACCGACCGTGCCAAGGCGCTGGCGACCGAACTGGGTGCGGCGGTCGTCGCAACCGATGCGATTCTCGGAATCCAGGCCGATATCGTCAGCCCCAACGCGCTCGGCGCGATCCTGACCGAAGAGTCGATCGCGGCGCTCAAGACCACCGTTATCGCCGGCGGCGCGAACAATCAGCTCGCGACGCGTGAAGACGGTGCACGGCTGGCGTCGCGCGGTATCCTCTATGCGCCGGATTATGTCATCAATGCCGGCGGCATCATCAATGTCGGGCTCGAATATCTCGGCCAGGGCGACGAAGCCGAGGTCAATGCGCGCATCGCCAAAATCCCGGAACGACTGATCGAAGTGTGGGACGAGAGCGACCGCAGCGGTGCGCCGGCGTCGGATGTGGCGGACATGATCGCAAAGCGGCTGATCGGGCGGGGCTGA
- the gspN gene encoding type II secretion system protein N, with protein MRRIRLTTGPTAMFGAAFVIALIVFMPMRLVLGWFGLGETGLAARAVNGSVWWGSMSDTRFGDLELGDLRARLSPVQLFVGRARVTLDGRESSKPLHGAIGVSRHSFGLDDMTASLAAGTIFAPVPVSAIDLDDVSVRFQDGTCQHAEGRVRANLSGDLAGIALTQGLAGTARCDSGALLLPLASQSGTETAALRLWATGRFRAELSVQPTDPAAVPKLVLSGFQPGANGYTLAIEGKF; from the coding sequence ATGAGGCGCATCCGTCTGACCACCGGGCCGACCGCGATGTTTGGCGCGGCATTCGTCATCGCACTGATCGTCTTCATGCCGATGCGCCTCGTACTCGGCTGGTTCGGCCTGGGCGAAACCGGCCTGGCCGCGCGCGCCGTCAACGGCAGCGTCTGGTGGGGATCGATGAGCGATACCCGATTCGGCGATCTCGAACTGGGCGACCTGCGCGCGCGTCTTTCGCCGGTACAGCTCTTCGTCGGCCGTGCTCGCGTCACGCTCGACGGTCGGGAGAGCAGCAAACCGCTCCACGGCGCGATCGGCGTCAGTCGGCATAGTTTCGGGCTCGACGACATGACCGCGAGCTTGGCGGCGGGCACCATCTTTGCGCCGGTCCCTGTGTCGGCGATTGATCTCGACGATGTCAGCGTCCGTTTCCAGGACGGGACCTGCCAGCATGCCGAGGGGCGTGTCCGCGCCAATCTCAGCGGCGATCTGGCGGGAATCGCGCTGACTCAGGGGCTGGCCGGCACCGCGCGATGCGATTCGGGGGCATTGCTGCTACCGCTGGCGAGCCAGTCCGGGACTGAAACAGCCGCATTGCGCTTGTGGGCGACCGGGCGATTCCGCGCCGAACTATCGGTCCAGCCGACCGATCCGGCGGCGGTGCCGAAACTGGTGTTGAGCGGTTTTCAGCCCGGCGCCAATGGATATACGCTCGCAATAGAGGGTAAGTTCTGA
- the gspM gene encoding type II secretion system protein GspM → MIAAFNTWFADRSLREKRLLIVMAALAALTLIWAGIILPVTDALSSARERHASAVIRVAETEARLDALKELQQNRPAPLAAPLDAIIRERANEAGFPLANVTVQAADRVQITIATAKPGALLGWITDLEAAGILVDSLNITNNGDQTVAADMTLKARGI, encoded by the coding sequence ATGATCGCTGCCTTCAACACCTGGTTCGCCGACCGTTCGCTGCGCGAAAAGCGGTTGCTGATCGTCATGGCCGCGCTCGCTGCACTGACGCTGATCTGGGCGGGTATCATCCTGCCGGTGACAGATGCGCTCTCGTCGGCGCGAGAACGTCATGCCAGTGCGGTCATTCGCGTCGCCGAGACCGAGGCGCGGCTCGATGCGCTGAAGGAATTGCAGCAGAATCGCCCCGCTCCGCTCGCAGCGCCGCTCGACGCGATCATCCGCGAACGGGCCAATGAAGCGGGCTTCCCGCTCGCCAATGTCACCGTGCAGGCGGCGGACCGGGTGCAGATCACCATCGCAACCGCAAAACCGGGCGCGCTGCTCGGCTGGATCACCGACCTTGAGGCGGCAGGCATCCTGGTCGATTCGCTCAACATCACCAATAACGGCGATCAGACGGTCGCGGCGGACATGACATTGAAGGCGCGCGGCATATGA
- the gspL gene encoding type II secretion system protein GspL, whose product MNDTLVLFLPAANTPWRWLRIADDMVSSRGEGFPDGVDPDAPPPVAIVPADAVTLHWAELPDRSVAQSVTAARMLAADASASPIGDLHVAVGREDDHAERPIGVVSVSQMHHWLAALAANGVDPAMVLPAPMLLPRPDEGYVRADLGGEGVVRGATSGFADEARLTELVTGGTAPTTLGRDELEAAIVAAVTSPALDLRQGMFARRRKFAIDWALVRRLGWLSVAILTVTLFITIIAIMKYGIAADALEQRADTLARQGLPRGETVNNADRQLDERLSRLRGGGLGFSRTAAAVASAVRSVPGAELTALAFDANGDARATITADREAAATDVKTRIEAQGFTVPPTTFESANGRVSGQLTVSPR is encoded by the coding sequence ATGAACGACACGCTGGTCCTGTTCCTGCCCGCCGCCAACACACCGTGGCGCTGGCTGCGAATCGCCGACGATATGGTGAGTTCGCGTGGCGAGGGGTTTCCCGATGGCGTCGATCCGGATGCACCCCCGCCGGTCGCCATCGTGCCGGCCGATGCGGTGACGCTTCACTGGGCGGAGCTGCCCGACCGCTCCGTTGCGCAGTCCGTGACGGCGGCGCGGATGCTCGCGGCCGATGCGAGTGCCTCGCCGATCGGCGACCTGCATGTCGCGGTGGGGCGTGAGGACGATCATGCCGAGCGGCCGATCGGCGTCGTATCGGTATCGCAAATGCATCACTGGCTCGCGGCACTGGCGGCAAACGGCGTCGATCCGGCGATGGTCCTGCCGGCGCCAATGCTGCTGCCGCGCCCGGATGAGGGGTATGTTCGTGCCGACCTGGGCGGCGAAGGCGTGGTGCGTGGTGCGACCAGTGGTTTTGCCGATGAGGCGCGACTGACCGAACTGGTCACCGGCGGCACCGCACCGACGACTCTTGGGCGCGACGAGCTGGAGGCGGCGATCGTCGCCGCAGTGACGTCACCCGCGCTCGACCTGCGTCAGGGCATGTTCGCCCGGCGGCGCAAGTTCGCGATCGACTGGGCACTGGTCCGCCGGCTTGGCTGGCTGTCGGTCGCGATCCTGACCGTGACGCTGTTCATTACCATCATCGCGATCATGAAATACGGCATTGCCGCCGACGCCCTCGAACAGCGCGCCGACACGCTCGCGCGTCAGGGGCTCCCGCGTGGCGAGACGGTCAACAATGCTGACCGTCAGCTCGACGAGCGGCTGTCGCGACTGCGCGGCGGCGGGCTCGGTTTCAGCCGCACCGCCGCTGCGGTCGCCTCGGCGGTACGGTCGGTACCCGGTGCGGAACTGACTGCGCTGGCGTTCGACGCCAATGGCGATGCGCGCGCAACCATCACCGCCGACCGCGAAGCGGCCGCGACGGACGTCAAGACGCGGATCGAGGCGCAGGGCTTCACCGTGCCGCCAACGACCTTCGAATCGGCCAATGGCCGGGTATCGGGACAACTCACGGTGTCGCCACGATGA
- the gspK gene encoding type II secretion system minor pseudopilin GspK — protein sequence MTRPADRHEERGAALLTVLLLVAVIAVLSATALEKLRLATRLSGNAAATEQARAYAYAAETLALTKVSDLLGRDAARVTLVGGWSGKPFPLPVPGGLATARVQDGGNCFNLNGLVVETEPGIYAAYTPARIQFVRLMRLVGVPVQVATPISDAASDWIDSDTNALPAGAEDSTYLGAVTPYRTANTLMADPSELRAVTGVTPEIYTKIRPWLCTLPIAAPSIINVNTLLPEQAPLFAMLLPDTLTVEAARQMLLKRPPQGYESTNAFWQLPALSGITQAPDAVAQTGVTTHWFALDVNVTLGGAELEQQSTIDATRLPARLVSRHWGERS from the coding sequence ATGACGCGGCCGGCGGATCGCCATGAAGAACGCGGCGCGGCGCTGCTCACCGTGTTGCTGCTCGTCGCGGTGATCGCTGTGCTCTCGGCGACCGCGCTGGAGAAGCTGCGATTGGCGACCCGCCTCTCGGGCAATGCTGCGGCGACCGAACAGGCGCGCGCCTATGCCTATGCGGCCGAGACGCTGGCGCTAACCAAGGTCAGCGACCTGCTCGGACGGGACGCGGCGCGCGTGACATTGGTTGGCGGATGGAGCGGCAAGCCGTTTCCGCTGCCCGTACCCGGCGGCCTGGCGACGGCGCGTGTGCAGGATGGCGGTAATTGCTTCAACCTCAATGGTCTCGTGGTCGAAACCGAACCGGGCATCTATGCCGCTTACACCCCGGCACGCATTCAGTTCGTGCGGCTGATGCGGCTGGTCGGCGTGCCGGTGCAGGTCGCCACGCCCATCAGCGATGCCGCGTCCGACTGGATCGACAGCGACACCAACGCGCTGCCCGCCGGCGCGGAGGATTCGACCTATCTCGGCGCCGTGACACCCTATCGCACCGCCAACACGTTGATGGCCGACCCAAGTGAATTGCGCGCGGTGACGGGCGTCACGCCCGAAATCTACACCAAGATCCGCCCCTGGTTGTGCACGCTGCCGATTGCCGCGCCGTCGATCATCAACGTCAACACATTGCTGCCGGAGCAGGCGCCGCTCTTCGCCATGCTCCTGCCCGATACGCTGACTGTGGAGGCCGCGCGGCAAATGCTGTTGAAGCGCCCGCCACAAGGCTATGAGAGTACGAACGCATTCTGGCAGCTCCCGGCACTTTCCGGAATCACGCAGGCGCCGGATGCGGTTGCTCAAACCGGCGTTACGACGCACTGGTTCGCGCTCGACGTGAATGTGACTTTGGGTGGGGCGGAGTTGGAACAACAATCGACGATCGACGCGACCAGGCTGCCGGCGCGGCTGGTGTCGCGGCACTGGGGCGAGCGATCATGA
- the gspJ gene encoding type II secretion system minor pseudopilin GspJ: MRRYAEHGFTPVRRYAEHGFTPVRRYAEHGFTLIEMMISLLIFGMLSAAGAALLSFSVRAQGVTGAKLDDVGALNRLSSALSADLAQASFRATRNEAGDMLPAFTGESGSGPSPMLRLVRGGWSNLDQARRAGEQKVEYRLANGNMERIVYPMLDGAEPLAPSVLLADVREVALRYRVNGAWSDTWQGSAQAPLPQVLEMRLVRGNGIEFRQLFLVGAGYAPKVLEK, encoded by the coding sequence ATGAGACGTTACGCCGAACACGGCTTCACCCCCGTGAGGCGTTACGCCGAACACGGCTTCACCCCCGTGAGGCGTTACGCCGAACACGGCTTCACGCTGATCGAGATGATGATCTCCTTGCTGATCTTCGGCATGTTGTCGGCGGCTGGTGCTGCCTTGCTGTCGTTCAGCGTTCGTGCTCAGGGCGTTACGGGGGCCAAGCTCGACGATGTCGGTGCGCTCAACCGGCTGTCGTCGGCGCTGTCCGCCGATCTGGCGCAAGCGTCGTTTCGCGCCACCCGCAACGAAGCGGGCGATATGCTGCCCGCCTTCACCGGCGAATCGGGATCTGGACCGAGCCCGATGCTGCGGCTCGTGCGGGGGGGCTGGAGCAACCTCGACCAGGCCCGCCGTGCCGGCGAACAGAAGGTCGAATACCGCCTCGCCAACGGTAATATGGAGCGGATCGTTTATCCGATGCTCGACGGTGCGGAACCACTGGCGCCGTCGGTGCTGCTCGCCGATGTCCGCGAAGTCGCGCTGCGGTATCGCGTCAATGGCGCTTGGAGCGACACCTGGCAGGGGAGCGCTCAAGCGCCGCTGCCGCAGGTTCTCGAAATGCGGTTGGTGCGCGGCAACGGCATCGAGTTTCGCCAGCTGTTCCTGGTCGGCGCCGGCTATGCACCCAAGGTCCTGGAGAAATGA
- the gspI gene encoding type II secretion system minor pseudopilin GspI, which translates to MAEARHSTERGFTLIEIMVALAVFSLAALALIRLEGATIRGAGILDSTLTAQMVARNVAIEALSDARAPAIGQARGVEQNGGRSWGWTRVTSPTGDTRILRIDVAVADSAGQVQGRLTVVRPATLPGATS; encoded by the coding sequence ATGGCTGAGGCTCGCCACTCCACTGAGCGTGGCTTCACGCTGATTGAGATCATGGTCGCCCTGGCTGTGTTCAGCCTCGCTGCCCTGGCGTTGATCCGCCTGGAGGGTGCGACGATTCGCGGTGCGGGCATTCTCGATTCGACGCTGACCGCACAGATGGTCGCGCGCAACGTCGCGATCGAGGCGCTGAGCGATGCGCGAGCGCCGGCGATCGGGCAGGCGCGGGGCGTGGAGCAGAATGGCGGGCGCAGCTGGGGCTGGACTCGTGTGACAAGCCCAACCGGCGACACCCGAATCCTGCGCATCGACGTGGCGGTCGCGGATTCGGCGGGGCAGGTGCAGGGACGGTTGACCGTCGTGCGGCCCGCAACGCTCCCAGGTGCGACCTCATGA
- a CDS encoding GspH/FimT family pseudopilin: MNRRAAERGFTLIELMIVITIIGLASAVAVLAMPDPRGRLVDDAERFAARARAAHDSAIVEARPVSVWIAGAGYGFDTRSHGTWLPISEKPLRVSRWADGVTPTLSADRDRVVFDSTGLADRPLDVRLNRDGESATVRIGADGSVKVDG; this comes from the coding sequence TTGAATCGACGCGCCGCCGAACGCGGCTTCACGCTGATCGAACTGATGATCGTGATCACGATCATCGGGCTGGCCTCCGCCGTCGCCGTGCTCGCCATGCCGGATCCGCGTGGCCGGCTGGTCGACGATGCCGAGCGTTTCGCGGCGCGGGCGCGTGCGGCGCATGATTCGGCGATCGTCGAGGCGCGCCCGGTGAGCGTCTGGATCGCCGGCGCGGGTTACGGCTTCGACACGCGCAGCCATGGTACCTGGCTGCCGATCAGTGAAAAACCACTGCGCGTGTCGCGCTGGGCCGATGGCGTCACGCCGACATTGAGCGCGGACCGCGACCGGGTGGTGTTCGATTCGACTGGCCTCGCCGATCGCCCGCTCGATGTGCGACTCAACCGCGACGGCGAAAGTGCGACGGTGCGGATTGGTGCTGACGGATCGGTCAAGGTCGATGGCTGA
- the gspG gene encoding type II secretion system major pseudopilin GspG, producing the protein MRTAPKKPIRKRRHDEGSTAARRPAEHGFTLVELMVVIVILGLLATIVAINVIPQGERAKSEKAKADIATIESGLELYKLNMSIYPTTSEGLAALVSAPAGLQDPSRYQKGGFIKKLPNDPWGRPYLYASPGTHGAADIWTLGADGKDGGEGADADIGSWQ; encoded by the coding sequence ATGCGTACCGCCCCAAAGAAACCGATCCGCAAACGCCGTCACGACGAGGGCTCCACCGCTGCAAGGCGTCCCGCCGAGCACGGCTTTACGCTTGTGGAGTTGATGGTCGTGATCGTCATCCTCGGCCTGCTCGCCACGATCGTTGCGATCAACGTCATTCCGCAGGGCGAGCGCGCCAAATCGGAAAAGGCGAAGGCTGACATCGCGACGATCGAGAGCGGCCTCGAACTCTACAAGCTCAACATGTCGATCTATCCAACCACATCGGAAGGCCTTGCCGCATTGGTCAGTGCGCCGGCCGGGCTTCAGGATCCGTCGCGCTACCAGAAGGGCGGCTTCATCAAGAAATTGCCCAACGACCCCTGGGGTCGGCCTTATCTTTATGCCTCGCCCGGCACGCATGGCGCCGCCGACATCTGGACTCTTGGCGCTGACGGCAAGGATGGCGGCGAAGGCGCCGACGCCGATATCGGTAGCTGGCAGTGA